The Aythya fuligula isolate bAytFul2 chromosome 1, bAytFul2.pri, whole genome shotgun sequence nucleotide sequence AAAAGGTCAAAACCACGGCTGAATATGGAAGGCCCTGGTCCAAATCATGAGACAGACAGAGTTCACATGTGGGATCCCTGGGCCTGCATTCTGAACCATCTAGCTGACGATGCCCCCAGCTGGAAGACAATACTGACGGGATTCATCAACTCGGCTTGATAACAGGATTATACAAAATACCTGGGTGCAACTTTAATTCTAACTGGAAAATACCTGTCTTTACAGAAACTAGTATTTCTCCGGAGGCACAGCAGGAATTCCCTTTgagaaactggaaatatttatcCCCAGTTTAATTTTGGCCCAAGGGTATTTCCTATATTCCAGTGCAAGCTGGGGTTAAAGGTAAAAAAGAATCCAGGTTTTGAAATCTGCCATGAATCCCTGTGTGAACTTGTTCACTGTAAAATGGTTCAGGCTGGGATCTTGTACAAACAGGAGTCAAAGCACCAAGTCTCTTTTTGTGGTATGGCTTATTCGTGGCAGCAGCAAGACCTTGTTTCCAAACAGATCCAAAGAGGACACGGACTACACAAGCCCACGTCAGGGTACCAGGCAAAAGGAGCGGAATCATTAATCAGAAAAACTTGGAACTGTTTAATGGGGTTAAAACACTGGTTAAAATTGGTTAAAACATGGTATCAAGTTGTCACTGCTAAATgtaacttctctttttctcatccTTACAATGTAGTTGTGTACAAAGGTACTACAGTACCTGCAGGCTGGCACTCTGTCCTTGTAATAAGATACCAATTCCAAGATTAGCCATGGATGCTACATCCCAAAAGGGGGCCATTTCTTGTATCAGCGGCAGGTAGTCAACACCCCAATTTGGCAAGGAAAGGgcaattcacagaatcacagaatcacagaatatcccgagctTGGtgggacccacaagaatcattgagtccaactcctggcaccacacagctctaccccaaaattcagaccatatgactaagagcacaatCCAagtgcttcttaaactctgacaggcttgctgccatgactatgtccctggggaacTAGTTCTAGTGTGCGACCACCCTGTCtatgaagaacctcttcctgatgtcgagcctaaacctcccctgctgcagctggacaccattccctcgggtcctattgctggtcactaaagagaacagatcggcacctgcccctctgctccccctcatgaggaagctataggctgcgatgaggtctcccctcattTGTTAATGGTTAAACTGAACCTTGTGATTCCAGCTTTGTTTGCCATAGACATTTTTCTACTCTGACGTGGCATGTTACAATGTATGCAAAGAGCATTCTTAGGAATATAAAGATGTACTATGTTCCATCACAATGTAATCCTATTTATTACAGGCTTATTCTCAGGAAACCCCTTGATTAGTCGTCTCTGCACTAAACACTTCTCCTGAAACCTTTAAAGTTGCCAGCCAGGCAATATTCTGATTAAGATTAGAGTAGTGATTGGTTCTATATGTTAATAGTCATAGGATTCCATGGTACATAGAGGTATATATATACAAGGTGCCTGGTGACTCTTCTCAGACTACTCTGGACTTCCCTCCTCAGAACCACCCATCATTTCGGAGATGTTACCTGCCACAATGGTGCTTGGGGGCTTATCTGAAACTAAGCCTGCTACTTCAGAAATCCAGCATATTGCTGACCAGGTGAGTTGCAACCTATCTAAAGATGAAGTCTGTATGAAGGGTGAATCTTGTGTGAAGGCTGGGAGACCAGGTGGTGATATTGAGTgttgaaagtgaagaaaatgccCTTGCCAGGAAGTATTTTTCTCAGCGTTCTGCGTGGGCACTGTGCAAGTAAGACAAACCCAAATCACTTCTCTGTTTCATCCTTGCCCATCGGCAGGCATAGTACTGGCTACCTTCACTTAATCTTTGAATACAATCAAAAGACCAACTCTACTGTTCTCGCACTGTGGTTGCTATATATGAAAGGAGAAGGTTGTACCTTATAAGTACCAATATgcagctttaggaaaaaaattatttaggaaGCCTAACTCTAACGTGATGTTAAAGAATGCTGGAGGCAACAATTGAAATAGGAAAGAATGCTGGAGATGTGGTTgtaaattgaattattttgatGGTTCTGGGTTTATTTTCTTACAGGTACATGTTTAGAAATATGTAAATTGGAGTGGTAGAAGGGAAGGAACAGCCTAAATATGAACCTgccaacagttttttttttttttctttttctttttctttttccaggtgAAGGCAGAATTTGAAAGAAGGGCAAAGATAACATGCGATATCTTTCAAGCCATAGTATATAGGGATCAGTTGGTTGCTGGAAAAAACTATTTCATTAAGGTTTGTATGTTTTATAAGAGGGATTACTTTGTAGTCAAACAATATAGGTGACTTGCATAGTGGTTTATAGCAAGAAAGGGAAGCAAATGTAGACAACCTGATGGGACCAACAAGAATCAACACTATCTCTAGCTGCTTATAAAATACCTCTGTCACTACTCTAGAATAGAAGTATAAAAACGTAAACAACTTTCACTGTGCTTGTTGAGATATGAATGATAACTTTTTTAAGATCATCTCACTTGAAGAGAGTGGATAGCCTTCTCAGCTCAAATTATCTAAACTAGCCGGAACTGTCCTCTCTGTTGCCTTTCAAGGCAAAGCAGCAGATTTCATATTCCCTCTAGTGTCCTCCAGTAGTGTTTACTataattaatttgatttattttaacaaattcaatcttaataaatgcatttatagCACTGGTGACTGGTGCTGTCTTGCCCAGTTTTGCAAGTGATAGGAAACAGTTCTTCAATTTTGCGTTAACTGGAATGAGCTGTTTTATACTTGGGAATTTTCCACATCACTAATATTTTACCAACAAATTTACAGCTGAGATGTAATCCAGACAACGATGAACATAGTGCAACATTGCAGTCACCAGAAGGCATGTAAAGACCTCTTAACAGCCTAAGGCATTAAACCTTCCTTTAATACCATAGACCTCACACACTAAGAGTTGAGCACCTGTTGTATTTGGCTCTGTATGCAGGAAATTCTGTGCAACTGTGTAGGAAATCTTTGTGAGAGCTTTGTGGAGCGGAAggcaagtttattttaaaaattatttcagtcgCTCATGCACATCCCTGCAAGCACAAAGACATGTCATGTTGTCTGTCCAGACAGCAGCCTGTTTGCAGTAAGAAAGACAAGGGATCTTGGCTTTCAAGTTGTCATGGCATCTCTGGGGTTGTTCTTAAGACCATGTGAAGGTTTTGGATAGATCTCTTTGTACCGTCTAGGAGCTGATATGGTGTCTGCATCTTGTCCCACCTCTGAGCCATTAGGACTTAGGCTTTTGTCTCCTGCTCTAAATGTCCCGAGAAGTTTGAAGCTGATGGACAAGGATCTCGAAGAGCTAAATGGAATGCCATCAAaaactttctccttttgtttcttctggtgCTTCTACCCCCAAGAAGTCCTGATTTTCCATTAACATCTGTCTGATGTTCTTTATGTGTTTTATTACAATCTGTGATACATAGAGACAGAGCTCTCCATGTATTTCCTGTCACCTGTTACCATCCAGAGTTGGGCTAAGAGTCACTGCAGTAGAAGTGAAGATATGCCTAAACTTAAGCTTCTGAGAGAAGATATCCCTCCAAGTATGTAAGAGCACCTTTTAGTTTCAGACATGATCCTCATTCTCCCACTGTTCTGGTTTCTAGGTCCAAATTTCTGATACTGGCTACGTCCACTTAATGGTGTTCCTAGCccttccttatgaggaaaaaGATCCCGTCCTTATCAGATATGAGATTCCCAAAACCAGAGATGACCCTGTGACCCCCTTCTGAGCGATGGTGGGGAATGTTTCCCGACTTCTGCAAGTTGCACGGGGATTCTGCCTGTGTCAGTAAATGCATGagaataaaataagttttgaaagCTGTGTTCATCTCCTGCTTGTTGTGTCTGAGTCTGCCACCTGTCTAAAGCTCGAGAGGGCTCTGAAATACTAGTCAGAGCTGTTTCTGCCACCTAAGATGCTGTAGCTCTAAGACGGAGTACACTCCTTTTATCTCTTCTTTCCTAGTACTGTCAGTGTTCTTAGGTGTAACAGGCTACCTGTTTCTTGGGTTTGCTCTTAGTGCATTAAATACATGCTACTGGCTGCTCTTCAGAAAGAGTGAGAGAAATTTCTAGGGGAGGAATTGAGGAGCCAAAAGGTGTGCCCCTCTGTAAGGGCAGCTTGACTGGTTAGGGTTGGGTGAGGAAAGGCACGACCTGCTCAAAGTAGCATGAAGAGggacctcctgctgcagcaggaagagctCAGTCCCAGCACCCAGGCCCTGGAGCAAAGCGTGACCATCATGATTACAGAGCATGGTTTACTGGAGATGCATGCAGCTCATTCATTTTTTGTAGCATCAGGAACTGGAAATGAGATCAATTTTCAGTTAAGCTCTGAgggaacaaaggaagaaagcaacCCCAAACCATGACAACCATATTTTTATGTTAGCAGCTTCTTCGGTAGGTGTTCTTGAATTACACCCAGTGCAATCCAAGCCAATGAGTTTGGGCTCAGATGTGAGACACTAAATGTTTCAATGGGTCTCATGCCATGCCTTGCTTGTGTTCATATTTGGTACTGTACTGAATAGGCATACATTAAATCGAGCATTATCAGTGCTAGCTGACCTCTCTCAGAATACCATTTGGCAATATGTTTAGCTTTTTTGAACCATATAAAATACTTCAGGATGGAGAGTTtaccagcaacaaaaaataccaTCTCCAGAAGCACCTTATTTTAGCAAAACAAGCAGTGCATAACAGCCCTGACGTATTCCACCAATGTTCTACATTGGGAGTGTGGGAGGACTCTTTGGGCTGATGTGAGCAAAAGAATATATGCAAAAAAGTAGTCTGAGCTCCCTGAAGCTCCCCTTAATAGTTAGGAAGCAGATCATGCTCTAAATCATTCTGGTTACATGCTCACAGAGCATTCCTGCCACAAGAGGCATAATAATGTGCATGTGTAGTTTCTTCAGTGTGGAAGCAAGAATCTGCCCTGGTGTCATACACAAGTGGGCTGTTTCTTCTCAGTTCAGGATGCAGCACCACCTCTCCCAaagtaaaatatcaaaatttccaacacacacacacacacacacacctgacCTCCAACCCccatcctccctccccaaagcctTTTTTGTTGCCTCACccaattaaaacaaagtatttctaagtaaaagaaatattcatgtaaacatagatgtggtgcttagtgGCACGGTTTAACAACGGAATTGGCAGTGTTAGGTTaagggttggactagatgaacttagaggtctttttcaactgaagtgattctatgatttagtCATCTGGAATGTGAAAAAGGGTCACGGAAAAAAACTGAACAAGATAGTAACTATTATTGAAAAAGTGGCAAAGAAAACATAGAcatgtgtactgggtctggctggaatgttaactttcccagcagcagcccattcagtgccgtactctgtacttctagctggaacagcagtgttatcacaccagtgttgtatctactgctgagcagcagtggcacagcattgggcctttctctaaccctcctagggggtgggcaaaaaagtgaggagagaaacatcactagggcagctgacctaaaccaatcaaagggatattccataccatgtggtgtcacactcagcaataaaaggtggaaacaggaagaagaggggaggggtgggctctcgttgagaagacgtcggtcctcctctcgaacaccggctgcgtgcgttgaggccttgcttcaaggacgtggtcaatcatcgctcatttgtgggaagtagagagtaatttctttcctctgcacttccatatagctttcatttattttgtttgtttgttttcctccctttttccccttttcccttttacttccccttagttaaattgtttagttcatggtagtctttatttaattattataattatttccctttaattaaattatccttatctcaacccgtgagttgttctttgctttacttctccccctcctcatctaaaggagggggagtgagagagcggttgtggggtttagctgcccagcacggtaaaaccaccataaCATGCCAGTGAAATATACCATCTAAATTTGAGAGGTACTTACTCTTATTAGTGCAGAAATGCTTGTAAAGTTCGAATTCCTTTCTAGGACTTCTCCTTAGGATCcagaaaaacatcaaattaaaaaaaaaaaacaacaaacaaactcatACACCCTCTACTGGACATTATATCCTACTGCTGCAAGAGGAAAGACATGATTACCAAGGgaatgtttctttccaaaggCTACAGTGCTCCTCTTTTCCCTTGCTCTCTGAATCTTTCTGTTCAAGTCCACCTTCCGGTATTTGCCAATAAAATACACTTGAATTTAAGTATACCTTAAATCTACAGATGTATTCACCGTTGCAAAACAGTACATAAAAAGatgcatgtttttctcttgctgcttgCTGCAAATCCACACGTGCTAGTGTCTCTCCCCTGCAACTTCCAGACCTGGGAAGTCCACAAACACGCCTCAGGCACAGAATTCTGGTTGAGGTACACTGTAGCCAGTGCAGGTTCTTGGGTTTGCATtaggaaaagatgaaaggagAGCTATGTGATTCCTTCAGATACTGTGCAGTAAGAGAATGGCATGAGAGAAAGAGAttgttttttccagctttgttaaaaaaaaataataaaaaaaaaaggtattttcttgttctttgatGGAACAGGAATCAACCTTTTGCAGCCTAGGAGGAATTCCACTGCCCTGTGTCCTTTACCTTGATAAAATAGTTTGTTCCAGCAACCACCTGAACCTTAAACTCCACTGCACTGAAGACATCAAaggttttcccttctttttcttctagctgAGGCTTCACCTTAAGGAAACATCAAGTGATTAAGACTGATGCAATACTCATGTATTTAGGACTGAAGGCTCACGCTATCAGTGTTCCTGATTACCCTGAAggtcttttttgtgtgttgaagCAAGGCCAGGAGTCTAGAGAGGCAGCACAACCAAGACAGTGATGTGGTTCCATCATCACAGACAGAGACCAAGTCTGGAGACAGCCTCTACCAAAGCACTGTGTTGTTATTCTAGAAGATTTATGTTGATGTTATTTCCACTGTTAACGTCTCAGCTTCCCTTCTGCCCTGTATATTTAACAACAAATGTAAAGTGGTTTACTATGTACATCCACAAGACTTTAggtcttttaaaatagaagattTAAAACATATGTGATCTGTTCGAAAAGAAGAGGGCTGTCTTCAGCGTTAGCTCCCTCTTCAAATCACGTAACAGACAGGCCTCCAAAAAGCAAGCTTGGAAAGCAACATAATTCAGCTTGAGTCTTTACAACACTGGCCAGTTCTACCATCATTTAATAACTGCAATATGAAGCGTTTcaaactgtaaatatttccCGCTCACccaaaaaataacaagcatTCGGAGTCATCATTCCCAGTTTCCAGAGTGTAAAACCTGTGCTGAAGAAGTCAGAATAACTCGCCCAGTACCCCTGATATGGACGTGAGCTCTCATGTGTTGCTTGCACCTTTTCTGTCCCACACTTGTCTGCCTAGAATCTCATGGCTATACAGTAAGATTCTTGGGTGGAAAAAGAGATTTCAGGGGTGTCTTTTGGTGaactttgctcattataatatcattataataccaaaacacacctccatccccaaagctacccacctccaaggtgcgaccacccctcactgagaatgtgctctgaatttctcggagcctataACTTTAAACAAAAGCGAGAAAATTTAGCACCAATCATAAGAAAGGTGTGtatgactagagtcactcaatCTCCACCTAGAAGACAGAAAGTAATATAAATTGGAtgaagagagaggggatgttagggaagatagCATCCTGACTTCTGGGACCAGTTGACGGGCTGAGCgtctcttcccccctcccacaattgggacacctttgggtgagatttgaacacttggttatagTGGGCGTCTCTGCAGAAACATAGAAATCTCTGTAGGGTCTTTGTACCTTTTTAACGCATGAATTGCCAggctgtgtatttcatgcacgttagcttgcttttgcagacagtaaatcatcgctggcaatccaaagaacctgtgtacctcTTGCTGTGATAAATTGCACTGAATTGCATTGTTCCTAGATGTGACAGTTCTCACTGAATGTGACTGTTAAGGATGTGTTACATTGTTGGTGAATCCAtgaccgtgatagttcagtactAAATCTGTGAGTGTGATAGTTTGGTACCCTGAATCTGTCCGGGCCCATAATGGGTAATTGTCTACACGTGTTAACGCGACAGAGCTGTAATGAGGATGGCTGTTCTTTTCAAAGCAACGTTCCAAATGCTGTTTAATTCCATCCAGAGCTTAATGGAGAGAGGTTTAGACTTCCTTAGATAGCCCGTTGCCACTGATGAACAAATCGGTGAGTTGTCAGCATTTCAAAGCGACTTCATGAGCTGTGTGTGCAAGAGAGCACTGCACCCTGGTGTTAGATGTATCACTGCATTTTGAGACAGCCGTTAATACATCTGTTGAAAGGCAACGGGCTAATATTCATGTGTAAACTTCAGTGCCAGCTGAACAGTTAAGGTTGGCTTCCCTTCCCATCTGCACAACTCTGCGttctgggggaagaaaaaggttcTTGTGCTTTGAagacaaaacccaacaaacccAGAAATATGGAGTCCAATGAATGACTTCCACACAATATTAATATCTTTAGTTTCACATCTACAGTCTTCCTGAGATTATAACCTAACTCTTCTGGTCTTTGTACTCAGTGCATTTCTTAGTAATCAGAAGCAAGCGTTCTCCAGAGGGGTTGTGTTGCTTTGGGAACCGAATCAGAATACCTTCCAAGGGCATTAGTGAGATCTGCATCCTGGTGAGTGGAGAAATTTCTAAACTGGCTTGGTTTAGCCC carries:
- the LOC116491391 gene encoding leukocyte cysteine proteinase inhibitor 1-like: MVLGGLSETKPATSEIQHIADQVKAEFERRAKITCDIFQAIVYRDQLVAGKNYFIKEILCNCVGNLCESFVERKVQISDTGYVHLMVFLALPYEEKDPVLIRYEIPKTRDDPVTPF